A portion of the Juglans microcarpa x Juglans regia isolate MS1-56 chromosome 1D, Jm3101_v1.0, whole genome shotgun sequence genome contains these proteins:
- the LOC121255797 gene encoding LOW QUALITY PROTEIN: histone-lysine N-methyltransferase family member SUVH9-like (The sequence of the model RefSeq protein was modified relative to this genomic sequence to represent the inferred CDS: inserted 1 base in 1 codon), which produces MGSLVPFLDLNLLPDPPTASATKTALVTPKIEPKLEPSDEPLETHQPTQQQSLLQQQTPQEPFSSSTTPNILSKSQHTPVTSQPSCISSEEGNVYSEFCRISELFHSAFAKRLQRHGDVDVLDPDSRAIVPVPQEDNNNQVSTLVVSRRRPPHQRSAELVRVTDLGIEDQRYFRDVVRRTRMIFDSLRVLSMTEYEKRRLGEPGLSRRVRGDLRAASVLRDRGMWLNRDKRIVGSIPGIYIGDLFFFRMELCVVGLHGQAQAGIDYVPASQSSNGEPIATSIIVSGGYEDDEDAGDVIIYTGQGGQDKFSRQCVHQKLEGGNLALERSMHYGIEVRVIRGIKYEGGLTSKVYVYDGLYRILDCWFDVGKSGFGVYKYKLLRIDGQAEMGSSILRFAESLRTRPLVARPAGYLSLDVSAKKEKVPVLLFNDIDSDQEPIYYEYLVRTVFPPYAFNRTGNGTGCECVSSCTDDCFCATKNGGEFAYDHNGILLRGKPVIFECGPFCRCPPTCRNRVTQNGLRYRFEVFRSRETGWGVRSLDLIQAGAFICEYAGVVLTRDQAQILSMNGDTLIYPNRFSSRWAEWXDLSQIFTDYVRPSFPSIPPLDFAMDVSRMRNVACYMSHSETPNVLVQFVLYDHNSLMFPHLMLFAMENIPPLRELSLDYGVADEWTGKLSICN; this is translated from the exons ATGGGCTCTCTTGTTCCCTTCCTAGACCTCAACCTGCTCCCAGACCCACCCACCGCGAGCGCCACCAAGACTGCTCTGGTAACCCCCAAAATCGAGCCCAAGCTCGAACCCTCAGATGAGCCGCTCGAGACTCACCAACCGACGCAACAACAATCACTACTACAACAACAGACTCCTCAAGAACCGTTCTCTTCCAGCACTACCCCCAACATCCTTTCCAAGTCCCAGCATACCCCTGTCACCTCCCAGCCCTCGTGCATTTCTTCCGAGGAAGGCAACGTCTACTCTGAGTTCTGCCGAATTTCCGAGCTCTTCCACTCCGCCTTCGCCAAGAGGTTGCAGCGTCACGGCGACGTCGACGTTTTGGATCCCGATTCTCGTGCAATCGTCCCGGTCCCTCAGGAAGACAACAACAACCAGGTCTCAACCCTCGTCGTTTCTCGGAGGCGGCCCCCCCACCAGCGCTCCGCGGAGCTCGTCCGCGTCACCGATCTTGGCATCGAGGACCAGCGCTACTTCCGGGACGTCGTCCGGCGGACCCGAATGATATTCGACTCTCTCCGCGTCTTATCTATGACGGAGTACGAGAAGCGCCGACTGGGCGAGCCCGGCCTCAGCCGCCGGGTACGTGGAGATCTACGCGCCGCGTCCGTCTTGCGCGACCGCGGTATGTGGCTCAACCGCGACAAGCGTATCGTCGGCTCGATACCGGGGATATACATCGGCGACTTGTTTTTCTTCCGAATGGAATTGTGCGTAGTCGGCTTGCATGGTCAAGCCCAAGCCGGAATCGATTACGTCCCCGCCAGCCAGAGCTCGAACGGCGAGCCAATAGCAACCAGCATAATCGTATCCGGTGGGTACGAGGACGATGAGGACGCGGGGGATGTGATAATCTATACGGGTCAAGGCGGGCAGGATAAGTTCTCGAGGCAATGCGTGCATCAAAAGCTAGAAGGTGGGAATTTAGCATTGGAGAGAAGCATGCATTACGGGATCGAAGTGAGGGTTATCAGAGGAATTAAGTACGAGGGCGGCCTTACGAGTAAGGTTTATGTTTACGATGGCTTGTATAGGATTCTTGATTGTTGGTTTGATGTGGGAAAGTCCGGTTTTGGGGTTTACAAATATAAGCTGTTGAGAATAGACGGGCAGGCTGAGATGGGTAGCTCCATTTTGAGGTTTGCTGAGAGTCTCAGGACTAGGCCGTTGGTGGCGAGGCCCGCTGGTTATCTTAGCCTTGATGTCTCGGCGAAGAAGGAGAAAGTGCCGGTTTTGCTCTTCAATGACATTGATTCTGATCAGGAACCTATTTATTATGAATATCTTGTGAGGACGGTGTTCCCACCTTATGCATTCAATCGGACGGGGAATGGTACCGGATGTGAATGCGTTTCGAGTTGTACCGACGATTGCTTTTGTGCTACCAAGAATGGAGGAGAGTTTGCTTACGATCATAATGGGATTCTTTTGAGAGGGAAGCCCGTTATTTTTGAATGTGGTCCCTTTTGTAGGTGCCCTCCTACTTGCCGCAACCGTGTTACTCAAAATGGATTGAGATATAGGTTCGAAGTGTTTAGGTCGAGGGAGACGGGTTGGGGAGTTAGGTCCTTGGATTTGATACAAGCTGGCGCTTTTATATGTGAATATGCCGGGGTTGTCCTGACAAGGGATCAAGCTCAGATTTTGTCGATGAATGGTGATACATTGATTTACCCAAATCGTTTTTCGAGTAGATGGGCAGAAT GGGATTTATCTCAGATATTTACTGATTATGTGCGTCCGTCATTTCCCTCAATTCCTCCATTGGATTTTGCAATGGATGTATCTAGAATGAGAAATGTTGCTTGTTATATGAGCCATAGTGAAACTCCGAATGTGTTGGTGCAGTTTGTGCTATATGATCACAATAGCTTGATGTTCCCTCACCTAATGCTGTTCGCAATGGAGAACATCCCTCCTTTGAGGGAGCTCAGCCTTGATTATGGTGTGGCTGATGAATGGACAGGGAAACTATCCATCTGTAACTGa
- the LOC121236594 gene encoding uncharacterized protein LOC121236594, with protein sequence MFIGTANCCYWDGLNVGVPPTRDGGPHEARSNQSWSLCWERGNSLLEFCRYFSSRRKRRKKRRNMEVLQSWRVRFSFRNATIVVCFLNVVAALLLLQNFFSSASSRYRISTSQFTSEQSQYIKESEEIRLAMQPLELIKRVMEIEQEAYAKPEMVQQKDTKQTAAVDLSKRLKDFRSLNDAGSLKALEEWRKRKMERARQRELGKNGSATSQA encoded by the exons ATGTTTATCGGTACCGCAAATTGTTGCTATTGGGATGGCTTAAACGTAGGTGTACCGCCCACTAGAGACGGAGGACCCCACGAGGCAAGATCCAACCAAAGTTGGAGTCTTTGTTGGGAGAGAGGCAACTCCTTGTTGGAATTCTGTCGCTATTTTAGCtcgagaagaaaaagaaggaagaagaggagaaacATGGAGGTACTGCAGTCATGGAGAGTGAGATTCTCCTTCAGGAACGCAACCATTGTGGTCTGCTTCTTGAACGTCGTCGCTGCTCTTCTCTTGCTTCAGAACTTCTTCTCTTCGGCTTCTTCCCGCTACAGAATCTCTACATCTCAATTCACttctg AGCAAAGCCAATATATCAAAGAATCTGAAGAGATCCGCCTTGCTATGCAACCATTGGAACTGATCAAAAGA GTGATGGAAATTGAGCAAGAAGCATATGCAAAGCCAGAGATGGTCCAACAGAAAGATACAAAGCAAACTGCTGCAGTTGATCTTTCTAAAAGGTTAAAGGATTTTCGTTCCCTAAATGATGCTGGCAGCTTGAAag CTTTGGAGGAATGGCGTAAACGGAAGATGGAACGTGCAAGACAGCGGGAACTAGGAAAAAATGGATCTGCCACCTCTCAAGCCTGA